The segment ATCGGGGCCGACCCCGTGGCGGTCCAGGCCATGTGTGTGGACAGCACCAATGCCGCGCTGATGGCTGAGGACAATGTGACCATTGCCGTCAAGTACAGGGACGGGTCCGTGGCCCAGATCTGTTATGTGGCTGTGGGGCCGTCTGATCTTGCCAAGGAATACTGCGAAGTGTTTGCCGATGAGTCCGCCGCTGTGATGGACAATTTCTGCACCACCCGGTGCATGGGCCGGCGCGGCAAAAAACGCCTCAAAGGCAGCCAGAAAAAAGGGTTCACCCAGGAGATCGCCGCCTTCCTGAAGGCCGTTCAAACCGGCGCCCCTTCCCCCATCCCCTTTGACTCCCTGGCCCGGACCACGGCGTGTACGTTTGCAGCAAAAGAATCCCTCCGCACCCGCAAGGCCGTCGGGGTCACCGCCTTGCGGGTCAGGCCTGCTTTATTGTAGTTATTGGGGGGTAAAGTATGACCCCATGATCTGGAGCGCAATCCCTGGCTCGCCCTCCAGGCCGGATCTGTAATGAACCGGTATGATGGAATTTGTTATTTTCGGCGATAACTGCTATAGACTCAAGACAGATGTTTGCAAAAATGATGAATGATTACTGAAATAATAACAGAATAAAGGATATGACCATGAAAAAAATGTTGAAAATTCCTTTGCTGCTGGAACCCCAGGTGGAAGGTGGTTGGACAATAACAAGCCCTTTGATACCTGAATTAATTACAGAAATTGATAAAATCGAAGAACTTAATACATGTGTGAATGATGCAGTTTTAGCTGTGTTTGAACTTTATGCTGATTCAGGCAAACAACTTCCAGCAACAATCAGGACAGAAAATACGGGTTCACCAGTACTTTTTGATTCATTGATTATGGCTGAAGTATGAATTACAGAGAACTGACTAAAAAGTTAAAAAGTCTGGGATGCAAAGAAATCCCTCGTCGTAGTGGTGGTTCACATCGAAAATGGTTCAACCCGACAACAGAAAAAGGAACAACTATTCCGGATTGGGGTCAAAAAGATTTGAAGGCTGGTACGATTGCAGCTGTGTGTCGGCAACTCGGTATTGACAAAAGTTTACTGTGACGGTTCTTTCAAAAATAGAGATAACTTTTCATCAAAGTTTTTTTTAATTTCCTTGGGCAACTTATTATATTCTTTTTTGAATAGCCTGCTGAACTGATAAGTGTTAAGTTGGCTGACTCCCGTGCACTGGCCTGATCCCGGAATTTGGAAATTAAATTCTATGACAAATTTTTTTTCTCTCTTCCATTGGAAGGAGGTATATTTCTTTTATCACCTGTTCTGCTGTTAACATGTTGATCCTTTATTTTTTTGTGAAATAACATCTTCCACCGCATCCAACAAAACCTGCTGGAGGTGTCGTGGAAGCTTTTTAGCGAATTTCTTAAATTTAGGCATCTGAAGAATTTCCATGATCTATGATTATCATAAGTTGTCATAAGTTGTCAACTGATAAAGGGGGTCTGACCCTGGCAACTTATTGTTTTTACAGCTAATGATGCTTAATATAAGGGCTGAAATGGGCTTAGAGTGCACTTTTTGGGGGCAGGCTATCACCTGGAAAAATAATTGTTGGGGTAAAGTAGTATGAACCTTCAATCCATATCTTTTTTGACATAGCCGCACATCCTGCTTGAACTGCCGTGGGGGTCTAACCCAGTTAACCATTTGTTTTTTCACATTATTTCATTTAAAATTGATCTCAAATCGGGCTTAGCGTATACTTTTTGATGCTAAAAAGGGGTTTTAAGTGATCATCGGCACAGCCTGTGACCGCAATGGGTATTTATAGATTGACTTTCCATGTGTGCTGCATATACTGAAAAATATGCATTTTTTTTTTGGGGGGCTGGACCAGGGAGGAAAATAATGGAAACTATGATCAATCTCCATATAGAGCAGTTGCCAGAAGGATATTATTTAGCAACATCTTCTGATGTCCAGGGTTTGGTAGCGCAGGGCAGAACGATTGCCGAGACCCTGGAGATCGCTCGGGATGTCGCCAGACGTTTAATTGAGGCGCAAACTGAAAGAAATTCAAAAAAGATTCTGCGGCCTATAGAAAACACTTTTGATCTTCAGGTTGTGGTCGGCTGCTGAGATGGGCAGACTGTCCGGTTTTCGGTATCGAGATATTGTCAAATGATAAAGGGGGTCTGACCCTGGCAACTTATTGTTTTTACAGCTAATGATGCTTAATATAAGGGCTGAAATGGGCTTAGAGTGCACTTTTTGGGAGCAAAAAGCGGCTTTTAAGAATTAGCGCGATTGTTATTTCACGAAATAACAACGAGTTTTTCAAAGATCTTCACGTTTTTGCATATGTGTTTCTTGCATTTTGTCACAAATTTTTGCGGGCAGGCTATCACCTGGAAAAATAATTGTTGGGGGATTGGGTATTGGGCCGAGCAGAGGTGATGATCCCGATTGCTGATCGGACACCATTTTCGCGATTACCTGAGGACTTCAACTGAATATCGGTGGAACCGGCTGTCATGCGTTACAACAGGAAGACGGTTTAAAATGGCAGTAGCGATAATAATTCTGTCGGCCGGATCTTTGTGAATAAGCGGTAGGGAGGCTGAGAATAATGCAATTTTACCGGTTACCGGTATTTCAACAAGATCGTGGATTGAAAGAACCTTTTCATACCATTTTTCCGCATCCATGGGCAGTTCGAGTCTTTTTATGGCCGCTTTGCATCCGACTTCCAATGCGGTTGCGGCACTTACATAGACAATATCGGCTTGTTCAATTGATTTCAATGTGTCTTGTGAAATCCTGCCGCCTCCGTTTACAAGCCAGATCAATCCACAGGTGTCAAGCATTATTGCAGACATTCAAAGTCTCCGCTCATATCATCGTCAAAAAGCGCCCCGTTTATATCAACATGCAGTTCGGGAGAGCCTTTTAACCGGTTTTTGGCCTTGTGTGCGACTATTTCAGCAACGGGTTTTCCATTGCGGCATATCAGATATGATGTGTTTTTTGTTTCAATATCGGATATCAGTTTGGAAAGTTTGTTCTTGGCATCAAAAATATTTATCACTTCCATTTGGATACCTCTCTTTGGTCGGATGTTATTGGATATTATTAAAGGTTAGCTTAGCTGGCTTAACCATGATTGTCAACTCATTATTAGGGGCTCAGTATCAAAAATGAATTGGCATCTTCACAGCCATGCAAGGGGGTTGATTGTTTCAGGGGTACTGATCCTGGTGGTGATCGGGCTGCCCATGGGGTTTGCCCTGAACAGGACAGGGGATGAAATGAAACAAGCCGTCAGCGTCATGACCTGCAATATCGGGGATATTGTGGGGGGCAATCCCCTGGACAGTGACCAGGTGGCCGCGTTTATCCGGGACTGCGGGGTGCGGGATGTGCTTTTGCTCCAGGAGGTGCGGGGGGAGAAGGAAGCCGCGTATCTGTCCCGGCAGCTGAACCGGCCCGGGTTTGTTTTTCTGCCGGATCATGATTCAGACCAGTTGACGCAGATGGGGATTGCCATCCTGTCAGGATTGCCCGTGCTGGGTCATGACATCTTATATTTTACTGACAGCCGGCGGGGGGCCGGTGCCGTTGCCGTGGAGATTGACATGCACGGCACCCGGGTGTGGGTGGTGAACGTGCATCTGGACCGGGTCGGGTTCGTCACCCCGGGAAATGACCGGGTGCCGGTCTCCCGAGATCTGATGGTGCGGTTTGTCAAAAAAGAGCTCATGGGAGAATCGGCCCGCAGCCGGTCGGTCAAAGAACTGATGGCATGGCTGGACAAGAAGAATCCCGATCATGTGGTGCTGGGCGGAGATTTCAACACCATCCCGTTTTCGAAAACCGTCCGCCAGCTTTGCCCCGGGTTCGATGATGTGCTCTGGCCGTCCCTGGATTATTTCAAAGGCACCTATACCAAGCTGGATTTTCCCATCGCGCCCAGGATCGATTTTCTGTTTGTCTCCGCCGCCCTTGGACGGAAAAACGCCCGGGTGATCCCGAAGAGTCCGGGGGATCATTTCCCGGTCCGGGCGGATATTCTGATCCCCGGGCAGGGGTGACGCATTTGGTTTGGGGGTCTGGCCTGCTTTATTGTCGTTATTTGGAGTTTTAAGCTTTGTTTTTCAAAAACGTGAGAAAAGTTTTTGGGTTGCAAATATCTGTCGGCAAGGGGTATCATGAATTTAAATGTATCCATGACCAATGGTGAATGGATGTCTTGACAGGTTGTGTATCAAGACTATCATACACCATGTTGGTTTTTAAAATTACAAAGCGGGGCAGGTGTTATCATGAAAGCAATCAGACAAATAGTCGATTTGGATAAATTGGGTTGTGTAATCAATATTCCCAAAGACTTTAAGTATAACAAAGTTGAAGTAATAATTTTCCCTGCTGATGATTCTATACAGACAGAAAAAGAAAAGTTTGTTCCTGAAACTTTTTATGGAATCAGTTCCATTTCTGATCCGGCAGAAGCAGTCCGGAGCATACGTGATGAATGGGACCGGATATGAAATATCTGATCGATACAAATATATTGATTTACTATTTTAATGGTTCTTTATCCGTGTCCCATAATCTGAAATTGGTAACACATAATGTCAAAGATTTTATCGGCATTAATCTTGCGATTTCTGATCCCTTTTGATTGGCATCTTCATCGTCGTGCAATATTTCCATACCCTGCGGTACTTGAAGCCGGTCCAGATTTATGGGCGGGTGTGGTTCCGGCTCCACCAGCCCCGGCCGGATATATCCCCGGCCCCAGATCCAAGAAATCCCCAAGGCATCTGGCACCTCCCCTGCCCAAAACCCGAATCCATCAATAACGACAATAACGCAGGCCTGACCCCCACTTTTTTGAATGAGACGCATACCGTTCAAAGTCCTGAAGACTGGAACAATCCGGCGTGGGAAAAGCTGTGGCTGTATAACCTGCATTATTTTGATGATCTGGGGTGCAGGGGGGCGGAAGGGAAGAGAGCGCTGCATCAGGGGCTGATCCGCAGGTGGATCCGGGAGAATCCGCCGGGGGCCGGGAACGGGTGGGAGCCTTATCCGATTTCGCTTCGGGTGGTCAACTGGATCAAATGGGGGCTGGCCGGGGATGGGCTGGAGGACGATGTCGTACACAGCCTGTCCGTTCAGGCCCGGTATCTGTTCCGGCGGCTGGAGTTTCACCTGCTGGGCAATCATCTGCTGGCCAATGCCAAAGCCCTGGTGTTTGCCGGACTTTTTTTCCAGGGCAAAGAGGCGGATGCCTGGCTGGCCAAAGGGGCAAAGATTCTGAAAAAGCAGATTCCGGAGCAGGTGCTGGAAGATGGCGGGCATTCTGAGCTCAGCCCCATGTATCATGCCATTGTGCTGGAGGATCTGCTGGATCTGGTGAATGTGACCCGGGCTTATGTAAGGGGGCATGACCTTGCGGAACTGTGCGGCAAACATATTCCCGGAATGGTGGCGTGGCTGGATGCCATGTGTCATCCGGACGGGCAGATCGCGTTTTTCAATGATGCGGCGTTGGGGATTGCGGCGGCGCCCGGGGAGCTGAAAGACTATGCCGGACGGCTGGGGTTTTTGTTCGGGGGCGGAGCGGAACAGGCGGGGGCGCCGATTCCGGAGCCCGGGGGGGCGCAGCCTTCAGAGTCAGGGGTGACACATCTTCCGGAGACCGGATATGTGCGGGTCCAGGCCGGGCATGTGCTGCTTTTGGCGGATGTGGGGCGGATCGGGCCGGATTATCTGCCGGGCCATGCCCATGCCGACACGTTGAGTTTTGAGCTGTCTGTGGCTGGAAGGCGGATTCTGGTGAATTCCGGTATTTCCTGTTATGGTGCTTCGGCTGAAAGGCTGGCCCAGAGAGGGACCGCAGCCCACAACACCGTGTGCGTGGACAAGAAAAACTCCTCCGAGGTCTGGGGCGGGTTCCGGGTGGCCCGGCGGGCGTATCCGAAAGATCTGCGCATCGATGAACTGCCGGATGGCCGGGTGCAGATCCAGTGCTGCCATGACGGGTATGTGAGGCAGGGGGGCGGGCCTTTGCACTGCCGGAAATGGATCCTGGGTCACGACCGCCTGGAGATCACGGACACCCTATCAAACCCCGGACATCACATGGCCGTGTATTATCATCTGTATCCCGGTGCAGAGGTGGATCTGGAAAAACAGGTAATCGCCCTGGAAGATCTCAGGATCAATTTCTCCACTGATGCACACTGCACCCTGACAGACACCCTGTATCATCCCGAGTTCGGCAGATCCATCCCCAACAAATGCCTTATACTCACCCCGCCTGGACAGACATCCTTCATGACATTTTATTTCAATTAAAGGAGATTTGGGGTCAGGCCTGCGTTATTGTAGTTATTGAACCTTTTTTATTACATGTGTGGCAATAACTACAATAACGCAGGCCTGACCCCGGCTGACGATGCATATTTTATTTATCACCGACAATTTTCCGCCGGAAGTGAATGCCCCGGCCAGCCGGACATTTGAGCACTGCCGGGAGTGGGTGAGGGCCGGACACCGGGTCACGGTGATGACCTGTGTGCCCAATTTTCCCAGCGGCCGGGTGTATGAAGGGTATAAAAACAAGCTGGTGCAGACCGAAAACATGGAAGGCATCGATGTGATCCGGGTGTGGAGCTATATCACGGCCAATGAAGGGTTTGTAAAGCGGATCCTGGATTATGTCAGTTTTATGGTGTCGGCTGTGGGGATTTCGCCCAGGGTCAAGGCACCGGATCTGGTGATCAGCACCTCTCCTCAGTTTTTTTCCGCCTGTGCCGCGTTTCTGATCAGCCGGATGAGGCAGATCCCGTTTGTGTTTGAGCTTCGGGATATCTGGCCGGAATCCATTAAGGCTGTGGGGGCCATGAAATCCTCTTTGATCATCCGGATGCTTGAAAAAATCGAGATATTTTTGTATCACCATGCAGTGAAAATTGTTTCGGTCACCCATTCATTTAAAAACACCCTGATCCGCCGGGGGGTTCCAGGAGACAAGATTACTGTGGTGACCAACGGGGTGGACCTGGAGCGTTTCCGGCCCCGGGAAAAGGATGATCACCTGGTTGCGCAATACGGCCTGAAAGGCAAATTTGTGGCGGGATATATCGGGACGCACGGCATGGCCCATGCCCTGGAAACGCTTCTGGAAGCAGCGGATCAGGTGCGGCACCAGGCTGGGGGGGACCGGTTCCGGTTCATTCTGCTGGGCAATGGGGCCAGAAAAGCGCATCTGCTGGAAAAAGCCAAAGAGATGGACCTGGACAATGTAATTTTTATCGACTCCGTGCCCAAGGAAGATGTGGCAAAATACTGGTCCCTGCTGGATGTGTCCATCATTCATCTGCGCAAAACCCCGCTGTTCACCACGGTGATTCCCTCCAAGCTGTTTGAGTGCATGGGCATGGGTATTCCTGTGCTGCACGGGGTGATGGGAGAGTCTGCAAAAATGGTGGAAAAGCACGGGGTGGGGATGTTGTTTGAGCCGGAAAATGCCGATGCGTTGTGCCGGGGATTACAGACGCTGGCCCATGATCCGGACGTGTACAAAAAAATGACACACAACTGCCTGGCTGCCGCACCGGAATATGACCGGAAAAACCTGGCCGCCCGAATGCTGGCAGAGCTGGAAACCGCAGTCAAAAAATAAGAAATGCCGAAAAGATAGAAACAGAAAAAAACAAGGACGTATTCATTGAAGCTGAAGCAGAAACGTATCGATATCATTGCCGGGGCAAGGCCCAATTTCATGAAAATCGCGCCCATTATCCGGGCACTCACCGCATTCAAAGATCAGGGCGGGCACCTGGATTTCCGGCTGGTGCACACGGGCCAGCATTATGATGCCTGCATGTCCGGGGATTTTTTCGACCAGCTGGGTATCCCCAAACCGGATGTGAACCTGGAGGTGGGGTCCGGAACCCAGGCTGAGCAGACCGGGGCCATCATGGTGCGGTATGAGACACTGCTGATGGAAGATCCCAGCGACCTGTGCCTGGTGGTGGGGGATGTGACCTCCACCATGGCCTGCGCCATTGCAGCCCGGAAACGCAACGTGCCCGTGGCCCATGTGGAAGGCGGGATCCGGTCCGGGGACTGGACCATGCCCGAGGAGATCAACCGCGTGGTGACCGATGCGATCACCAACTGGTTTTTTACGACCAGTGAAAAGGCCAATGCCAATCTGCGGCAGGCAGGGATTCAGGAAGATCAGATCTTTTTTGTGGGCAATACCATGATCGATACATTGATGACCAACATGGACCGGCTTACGCCCCCGGCGTTCTGGGAGGAACTGGGGCTGGAACCGGGCAGTTATTTTGTGGTGACCCTGCACCGGCCGGCCAATGTAGATGCACTGGAGGGATTTTCCAGGCTGGTGTCAACCATTGGGGAGGCGGCCCGGGGGCTTGGCGTGGTGTTTCCCGTGCATCCGAGAACGGCCCGCACCTTGAAAGAGATGGCAAATGTGCCGGACAACCTGCATCTGGTGGCGCCCCAGCCCTACCTGGAGTTCAACTATCTGGTCAAACATGCCAAAGCCGTGATCACGGATTCCGGCGGGATCACCGAAGAAACCACGGTGATGGGGGTACCGTGCATCACCCTGCGGGACAGCACGGAGCGGCCGGAAACCGTTGACATCGGCACCAATGAACTGATCGGCACGGACCCGGCCCGGATCGGACCGGTCCTGGACCGGTTGTTTGCCGGCAAGTGGAAAAAGGGTTCTGTCCCGGCACTTTGGGACGGCAGAACCGGCGAGCGTATCGTCAAGATTATGTCGGAGATCGTATGACCACGATTCTGGTATCTTTTTTTCTGGCAGCGATTTTATCCAATTTTCTGACACCGCTGGCCGGAAAGTTTGGAGAAAAATTCGGTGCCCTGGATGTGCCGGATGAAAGAAAGGTGCATTCCAGTGCCATTCCCAGGACCGGGGGCGGGGCCATATTCCTGGTGTTTGTCATTTCTGTGGTCATCATGCGAATCGTGGGCACGGATGTGTCGGCCCGGGTGGTGGTGG is part of the Desulfotignum phosphitoxidans DSM 13687 genome and harbors:
- a CDS encoding endonuclease/exonuclease/phosphatase family protein, translated to MNWHLHSHARGLIVSGVLILVVIGLPMGFALNRTGDEMKQAVSVMTCNIGDIVGGNPLDSDQVAAFIRDCGVRDVLLLQEVRGEKEAAYLSRQLNRPGFVFLPDHDSDQLTQMGIAILSGLPVLGHDILYFTDSRRGAGAVAVEIDMHGTRVWVVNVHLDRVGFVTPGNDRVPVSRDLMVRFVKKELMGESARSRSVKELMAWLDKKNPDHVVLGGDFNTIPFSKTVRQLCPGFDDVLWPSLDYFKGTYTKLDFPIAPRIDFLFVSAALGRKNARVIPKSPGDHFPVRADILIPGQG
- a CDS encoding type II toxin-antitoxin system HicB family antitoxin, with the protein product MKKMLKIPLLLEPQVEGGWTITSPLIPELITEIDKIEELNTCVNDAVLAVFELYADSGKQLPATIRTENTGSPVLFDSLIMAEV
- a CDS encoding glycosyltransferase family 4 protein, translating into MHILFITDNFPPEVNAPASRTFEHCREWVRAGHRVTVMTCVPNFPSGRVYEGYKNKLVQTENMEGIDVIRVWSYITANEGFVKRILDYVSFMVSAVGISPRVKAPDLVISTSPQFFSACAAFLISRMRQIPFVFELRDIWPESIKAVGAMKSSLIIRMLEKIEIFLYHHAVKIVSVTHSFKNTLIRRGVPGDKITVVTNGVDLERFRPREKDDHLVAQYGLKGKFVAGYIGTHGMAHALETLLEAADQVRHQAGGDRFRFILLGNGARKAHLLEKAKEMDLDNVIFIDSVPKEDVAKYWSLLDVSIIHLRKTPLFTTVIPSKLFECMGMGIPVLHGVMGESAKMVEKHGVGMLFEPENADALCRGLQTLAHDPDVYKKMTHNCLAAAPEYDRKNLAARMLAELETAVKK
- a CDS encoding type II toxin-antitoxin system HicA family toxin; the protein is MNYRELTKKLKSLGCKEIPRRSGGSHRKWFNPTTEKGTTIPDWGQKDLKAGTIAAVCRQLGIDKSLL
- a CDS encoding heparinase II/III family protein, with product MNETHTVQSPEDWNNPAWEKLWLYNLHYFDDLGCRGAEGKRALHQGLIRRWIRENPPGAGNGWEPYPISLRVVNWIKWGLAGDGLEDDVVHSLSVQARYLFRRLEFHLLGNHLLANAKALVFAGLFFQGKEADAWLAKGAKILKKQIPEQVLEDGGHSELSPMYHAIVLEDLLDLVNVTRAYVRGHDLAELCGKHIPGMVAWLDAMCHPDGQIAFFNDAALGIAAAPGELKDYAGRLGFLFGGGAEQAGAPIPEPGGAQPSESGVTHLPETGYVRVQAGHVLLLADVGRIGPDYLPGHAHADTLSFELSVAGRRILVNSGISCYGASAERLAQRGTAAHNTVCVDKKNSSEVWGGFRVARRAYPKDLRIDELPDGRVQIQCCHDGYVRQGGGPLHCRKWILGHDRLEITDTLSNPGHHMAVYYHLYPGAEVDLEKQVIALEDLRINFSTDAHCTLTDTLYHPEFGRSIPNKCLILTPPGQTSFMTFYFN
- the wecB gene encoding non-hydrolyzing UDP-N-acetylglucosamine 2-epimerase, producing MKLKQKRIDIIAGARPNFMKIAPIIRALTAFKDQGGHLDFRLVHTGQHYDACMSGDFFDQLGIPKPDVNLEVGSGTQAEQTGAIMVRYETLLMEDPSDLCLVVGDVTSTMACAIAARKRNVPVAHVEGGIRSGDWTMPEEINRVVTDAITNWFFTTSEKANANLRQAGIQEDQIFFVGNTMIDTLMTNMDRLTPPAFWEELGLEPGSYFVVTLHRPANVDALEGFSRLVSTIGEAARGLGVVFPVHPRTARTLKEMANVPDNLHLVAPQPYLEFNYLVKHAKAVITDSGGITEETTVMGVPCITLRDSTERPETVDIGTNELIGTDPARIGPVLDRLFAGKWKKGSVPALWDGRTGERIVKIMSEIV
- a CDS encoding type II toxin-antitoxin system VapC family toxin, with amino-acid sequence MSAIMLDTCGLIWLVNGGGRISQDTLKSIEQADIVYVSAATALEVGCKAAIKRLELPMDAEKWYEKVLSIHDLVEIPVTGKIALFSASLPLIHKDPADRIIIATAILNRLPVVTHDSRFHRYSVEVLR
- a CDS encoding type II toxin-antitoxin system Phd/YefM family antitoxin, producing MEVINIFDAKNKLSKLISDIETKNTSYLICRNGKPVAEIVAHKAKNRLKGSPELHVDINGALFDDDMSGDFECLQ
- a CDS encoding type II toxin-antitoxin system HicB family antitoxin; translated protein: METMINLHIEQLPEGYYLATSSDVQGLVAQGRTIAETLEIARDVARRLIEAQTERNSKKILRPIENTFDLQVVVGC